Part of the bacterium genome, GGGCTATTCCGGGAATGAAGCCGAGCGCGCTTCCGATCACGAAGCTACTGAAGCGAACCTGCGAAAGGCCTAACAACCAGTGGGCGGGCGGCGCCAGAAAGAGCGTGAGGCGGATCAGGATCACCGTCTGCAATCCCTTCGTGGCCAGTCTCCGATCGTAGCGATGCAGGCCTTTTGGCAGACGCGTTTCGACGAAGTCGCGCCCCAGGAAGCGCGCGAAGCTGAAGCCGACGATTCCCGCGCCGACCGAAGCCAGCCACGACAGCAGGAAGAGCGTCGGAAACGAGAAGACGACGGCTCCCGGGATGATGAACGCGAGCGCGGGGACGAAGAACGGTTCGAGAGCCGCAAA contains:
- a CDS encoding TVP38/TMEM64 family protein: MLSGVAALIGVLYLFGLFELVRDPERARAALEGLGMWAPVLYVLSFAALEPFFVPALAFIIPGAVVFSFPTLFLLSWLASVGAGIVGFSFARFLGRDFVETRLPKGLHRYDRRLATKGLQTVILIRLTLFLAPPAHWLLGLSQVRFSSFVIGSALGFIPGIALLTYLVVFVGETLGDWIADRPPGFFLGIVILVIVAMRLGRYVERRRARAKETLAEGASETGGTDRPG